CTGGCAGTGAGAGGCCTGGAGCCTGTTGGGTTGGGCAGGAGCTTTATTATGGCAGTAGGCCTGTTGCTGGCGTTTCTATTTGCACCTATTGCTGCGGTAATGAGCATTTTTGTGAAAAAAGTGCGCGTTGCCTATCAACGTGGCGATTAGCCATGGATGTAAAGGTTAAAACCTGTCTCGATATCACGTTGTTGATATTTTTGATGCTATGGCCAGCCGTAGATACCTTAAATGGCTACTTCCATTACCAGGAGGTGGCAATGCCGAGTATATCTGCTCCCTATAAAGCCTTGGGCTTCATAGGTGTTGTGCTTATGTTGCTGGTGTATCATCCCTGGCGTTTTTTTCAACTGCTGATCATGATCGCGTTGTTAGTAGCCAGCATTGCTTACCAAATGTTTGTTTACGGTGCGGCAACGGAAAGCACTACTTGGGCTGTAAGAGGGCTTTTGACGCTTGCTCTGCTGTTTTATCTAATAGGCGAAAGTGCTAACGGCAGCTTTTGGAGTGGAGAAAAGATAGCCGCGCTGATGCTTATTTATTTTGTTGCTATGGCGGCGAACGTCACTCTGGGTGTTTTTGGTGTAGGGGAATCTCAGTACGCAGGCGGAATAGGTGGCAAGGGCTTTATTATTGCTGGTAATGAAATGAGCTATTTAATGCTCGCTTCAGCAAGTATCGTTCTTTTTTATATCGCCGAAAATAAAAACGTTTGGGTGCTATCTAGTGTATTTCTGGTGCTACTGTTTTTTTTCCTTATGAAAGCCACTAAAGTTGCCATGATTGGGATTTGTCTTGCCTATTTATATGCTTTGATTCACGGCGGTTACTTTAATGTAAAACGTATTCCTGTCATTTATATATTAGGCCTGGGCGGTGCGTTTGCTATGTCAGTGCTGGGTTATCAGTTTATTCAAGCAACTGGCTTGCTTGATCGAATTATATATCTTTATAGCCTGCATGGCGGTATCTGGGGAGCGCTGCTTAGTGGTCGCGTCACCTTCTTACAAGATGCCTTTAGCCAAGTGATTATCGATTTCAGTTTTCTTGATGTGTTTTTCGGAGTTGGTGTAGATCATCTGTTGGCAGTTAGGGGGTCATTAGTCGAGATTGATTTAGTCGATGTGTTCATTGCCTTTGGTATTGTGGGTCCTCTCGTTTTTTACTTCCCGTGGTTATTAGTGCTTAAGTGGTCCAGTCAGTTGTTTGCTAGCAGTCCAAAAGATAGCGTTTGCTTTATGCTGCTTGCTATTACGTTGATAGGGGTCAGCTTAACCGCAGGGCATGTTGTAAATTCTGGTATCGCATCTAGTGCTACCGCTTTTTTAGTCAGTTATGTCTATAGGGTGAAAGAGAAGCGTGCCTCGTTTCAAGGAGAAGGTAAATGAGAATTTTGATGGTGGCTTCTTTTGGCGGTCATTTTATACAGCTTAAACGTTTGTATAAACAAATAAAGGGTGAAGCGAATGACGGTAATACGTCGTTCGTTTTCGCAGTAACTGAACAAGATGTACAGGTTGATGATGTAAATGCGCTCTATTTCACGAATGTGCACCGCGATAGCGGTATATGGAAAATTCTAGGTGCCTTTCGCCAGGCATCAACACTGCTAAAGCAAGCTAAACCAGATGTTGTTATTTCAACGGGTGCACTGCCGGGGCTTATTGTTTGTTTTGTGGCTAAATTAAAAGGTAAGAAAGTTATTTGGCTCGATAGTATGGCAAATTATCAAAAGCTGTCTTTTTCAGGAAATATTGCAAAATTTTTCTGTGACGTATGCCTAACACAGTGGGAACACCTAGCCACGAACGACAAGCGCGTTGGCTACTGGGGGAAGGTATTATGATTTTTATCACAGTAGGTACCCAGCTGCCTTTTGATAGATTGCTTGAATATTTTGAAGAGTGGCGCACAGACGTGGGCTACTCAGGCAAGGTTGTTGCTCAAATAGGTGAAGATAGCCACTTCAGCAGCCCCTCGATAGAAATTTTTAAAACATTATCGAGTGAGCAGTACTACCACTGGTTCTGTCAGGCTGAAGGGATAGTGTCTCATACAGGCATGGGCAGTATCTTGTCATGCCTCGACCATGATAAGCGAGGCGTATTCCTGCCGCGTCAATACGCATTAGGCGAGCATCGAAACGACCATCAGCTAGATACTGCTCAAGCTTTCAGTGGAAAGTATCCCACACTCGAATTTTGTGCGGATAAAGCAGCCTTCTTCAGTGCGTTAAACAAGCTTATTGATAGGCGCGACCCACAAGAAGCATTGGTAGATCAAGAGAGCAGCAGCGAGCTAGGCGATAATATTGCGACATACCTTGGCATAAAGGGAGCGCTGTTGTGAGCCATGTCTTGATTTGGACTAATATGTATCCATCCGAGTCAGCGCCGCACTACGGCACATTTGTGCGCTCAACCGAGCAGGCATGGAGAAAAGCGCTCGGTGATAAAAATGTCGAGCTAGTGGCTATTAAAGACAAGCCCTCCGGAGCACTAAGCAAAATCAAGCTTTATGCAGGCCTGCTAAGCAGATGCTGTGTGTCACTTTTTAAGCAGCCAACTGGAACTGTGCTCGAAGTGCATTACCCAGTCTACTTTCTGCCTATCTTGTATTTAGCGAGTTTGTTGAAGGCCAAGCGCTTTTATATCGTGCTTCGTTTCCATGGTACTGACCTAGACCAAATCATGCAGTCGTCACTGTTTCGTATGCTTTTTCGTCGCATACAAAAAAGGATTGACCTGTGTGTCGCCCCTTCAGGATACTTTCGCCAAAAGCTAAGTCATGAGCTTCAGATTCCCATTGAACGGGTCATTAAAGTTTACCCAGATAACATTGGGGAAGAGTTTGTTGCCGCCAGTAGTGAGCTTAATATC
This genomic window from Halomonas sp. TD01 contains:
- a CDS encoding Oligosaccharide biosynthesis protein Alg14 is translated as MRILMVASFGGHFIQLKRLYKQIKGEANDGNTSFVFAVTEQDVQVDDVNALYFTNVHRDSGIWKILGAFRQASTLLKQAKPDVVISTGALPGLIVCFVAKLKGKKVIWLDSMANYQKLSFSGNIAKFFCDVCLTQWEHLATNDKRVGYWGKVL
- a CDS encoding glycosyltransferase, producing the protein MIFITVGTQLPFDRLLEYFEEWRTDVGYSGKVVAQIGEDSHFSSPSIEIFKTLSSEQYYHWFCQAEGIVSHTGMGSILSCLDHDKRGVFLPRQYALGEHRNDHQLDTAQAFSGKYPTLEFCADKAAFFSALNKLIDRRDPQEALVDQESSSELGDNIATYLGIKGALL